A single region of the Pseudomonas mandelii genome encodes:
- the nuoL gene encoding NADH-quinone oxidoreductase subunit L, whose product MNLLYLTFVFPLIGFLLLSFSRGRFSENLSALIGVGSIGLSAIVTAYVIWQFNVAPPEGGHYTQVLWQWMAVEGFTPNFALYLDGLSVTMLGVVVGVGFLIHLFASWYMRGEAGYSRFFAYTNLFIASMLFLVLGDNLLFLYFGWEGVGLCSYLLIGFYYSNRNNGNAALKAFIVTRIGDVFMAIGLFILFQQLGTLNIQELLVLAPQKFQAGDFWMVMATLMLLGGAVGKSAQLPLQTWLADAMAGPTPVSALIHAATMVTAGVYLIARTHGLFALAPDILQLVGIVGGVTLVLAGFAALVQTDIKRILAYSTMSQIGYMFLALGVGAWDGAIFHLMTHAFFKALLFLASGAVIVACHHEQNIFKMGGLWKKLPLAYASFIVGGAALSALPLVTAGFYSKDEILWEAFASGNHGLLYAGLVGAFMTSLYTFRLIFIAFHGEAKTEAHAGHGIAHWLPLSVLIVLSTFVGAMIVPPLHGVLPESVGHAGGEAKHSLEIASGAIALAGILLAALLFLGKRRFVTAIANSGIGRFLSAWWFAAWGFDWIYDKLFVKPYLAISHALRKDPLDQTIGLIPRMAKGGHTALSRTETGQLRWYAASMAAGSVLVIGAIVLVAV is encoded by the coding sequence TCTCTATCTGACTTTCGTATTCCCTCTCATAGGTTTCCTGCTGCTGTCGTTCTCACGCGGCCGCTTCTCGGAAAACCTGTCGGCGCTGATTGGCGTCGGTTCCATCGGCTTGTCTGCCATTGTCACGGCCTACGTGATCTGGCAATTCAACGTCGCCCCGCCTGAAGGCGGTCACTACACGCAAGTGTTGTGGCAGTGGATGGCGGTGGAAGGCTTCACGCCGAACTTCGCGCTGTACCTGGATGGCCTGTCCGTGACCATGCTCGGCGTGGTCGTCGGTGTCGGCTTCCTGATCCACCTGTTCGCGTCCTGGTACATGCGCGGTGAAGCCGGTTACTCGCGCTTCTTCGCCTACACCAACCTGTTTATCGCCAGCATGCTGTTCCTGGTCCTGGGCGATAACCTGTTGTTCCTGTACTTCGGTTGGGAAGGCGTGGGCCTGTGCTCGTACCTGTTGATCGGTTTCTACTACAGCAACCGCAACAACGGTAACGCGGCACTCAAAGCCTTCATCGTGACCCGTATCGGCGACGTGTTCATGGCGATCGGCCTGTTCATCCTGTTCCAACAGTTGGGCACGCTGAACATCCAGGAACTGCTGGTGCTGGCACCGCAGAAATTCCAGGCCGGCGACTTCTGGATGGTCATGGCCACCCTGATGCTGCTGGGCGGCGCTGTCGGTAAATCCGCGCAACTGCCACTGCAAACCTGGCTGGCGGACGCAATGGCCGGTCCTACCCCTGTTTCGGCACTGATCCACGCCGCAACGATGGTGACCGCGGGCGTCTACCTGATTGCCCGTACCCACGGCCTGTTTGCGTTGGCGCCGGACATCCTGCAGCTCGTTGGCATCGTCGGCGGCGTAACCCTGGTACTCGCCGGTTTTGCCGCACTGGTCCAGACCGACATCAAACGTATCCTCGCCTACTCGACCATGAGCCAGATCGGCTACATGTTCCTGGCGCTGGGCGTTGGCGCATGGGATGGCGCGATTTTCCACCTGATGACCCACGCCTTCTTCAAGGCACTGTTGTTCCTTGCGTCCGGTGCGGTGATCGTTGCCTGCCACCATGAGCAGAACATCTTCAAGATGGGCGGCCTGTGGAAGAAACTGCCGCTGGCCTACGCCAGCTTCATCGTCGGCGGCGCGGCACTGTCCGCCCTGCCACTGGTGACCGCAGGCTTCTACTCCAAGGACGAAATCCTCTGGGAAGCGTTTGCCAGCGGCAACCACGGTCTGCTCTACGCAGGTCTGGTCGGCGCGTTCATGACTTCGCTGTACACCTTCCGCCTGATCTTCATCGCGTTCCACGGTGAAGCGAAGACTGAAGCGCACGCCGGTCACGGCATCGCTCACTGGCTGCCGCTGTCGGTGCTGATCGTGCTGTCGACCTTCGTCGGCGCGATGATCGTTCCACCGCTGCACGGCGTGCTGCCGGAAAGCGTCGGCCATGCCGGCGGCGAAGCCAAGCACAGCCTGGAAATCGCCTCGGGCGCCATCGCCCTGGCCGGTATCCTGCTGGCCGCGCTGCTGTTCCTCGGCAAGCGTCGTTTCGTCACTGCAATCGCCAACAGCGGCATCGGCCGCTTCCTTTCGGCCTGGTGGTTCGCTGCCTGGGGCTTCGACTGGATCTACGACAAACTGTTCGTCAAGCCATACCTTGCGATCAGCCACGCACTGCGCAAAGACCCGCTCGACCAGACCATCGGTCTGATCCCGCGTATGGCCAAAGGCGGTCACACCGCCCTGAGCCGTACCGAAACCGGTCAACTGCGTTGGTACGCGGCATCGATGGCAGCCGGCTCCGTGCTGGTCATCGGCGCCATCGTGCTGGTAGCGGTCTGA
- the nuoM gene encoding NADH-quinone oxidoreductase subunit M, whose translation MILPWLILIPFIGGLLCWMGERFGATLPRWIALLTMTLELALGLWLWAHGNYSFAPAPGADPTWALEFKHIWIERFGISVHLALDGLSLLMILLTGLLGILSVLCSWKEIQRHVGFFHLNLMWILGGVVGVFLALDLFMFFFFWEMMLVPMYFLIALWGHSSSDGKKTRIYAATKFFIFTQASGLIMLVAILGLVLVNFNSTGVITFNYADLLKTKMSLTTEYILMLGFFIAFAVKLPVVPFHSWLPDAHAQAPTAGSVDLAGILLKTAAYGLLRFALPLFPNASAEFAPIAMTLGLIGIFYGAFLAFAQTDIKRLIAYSSVSHMGFVLIGIYSGSQLALQGAVMQMLAHGLSAAALFILSGQLYERTHTRDMREMGGLWSKIAYLPAISLFFAAASLGLPGTGNFVGEFLILIGTFPAAPWITIIATSGLVFGSVYSLIMIHRAYFGPSKSDAVLHGMDGRELIMVVGLAALLIYIGVYPQPFLDTSAATMHGVQQWLGTAFTQLASAR comes from the coding sequence ATGATTCTGCCTTGGCTAATCCTGATCCCCTTCATCGGCGGCCTGCTGTGCTGGATGGGTGAGCGCTTCGGCGCTACCCTCCCCCGCTGGATTGCGCTGTTGACCATGACCCTGGAACTCGCGCTCGGCCTCTGGCTGTGGGCCCACGGTAATTATTCATTTGCTCCGGCGCCTGGCGCCGATCCGACCTGGGCGCTTGAGTTCAAGCACATCTGGATCGAGCGCTTCGGCATCAGCGTGCACCTGGCGCTCGATGGCCTGTCGCTGCTGATGATCCTGCTGACCGGTCTGCTGGGTATCCTCTCGGTACTCTGCTCGTGGAAAGAGATCCAGCGTCACGTTGGCTTCTTCCACTTGAACCTGATGTGGATCCTGGGCGGTGTCGTCGGCGTGTTCCTCGCCCTCGACCTGTTCATGTTCTTCTTCTTCTGGGAAATGATGCTGGTGCCGATGTACTTCCTCATCGCGCTCTGGGGTCACAGTTCTTCGGACGGCAAGAAAACCCGGATCTACGCGGCGACCAAGTTCTTCATCTTCACTCAGGCGTCCGGCCTGATCATGTTGGTGGCGATCCTGGGTCTGGTGTTGGTCAACTTCAACAGCACCGGCGTGATCACGTTCAACTATGCCGACCTGCTGAAAACCAAGATGTCGCTCACCACCGAGTACATCCTGATGCTCGGCTTCTTCATCGCCTTCGCGGTGAAGCTGCCGGTGGTGCCGTTCCACTCCTGGCTGCCTGACGCTCACGCCCAGGCACCAACAGCGGGTTCGGTCGACCTGGCCGGTATCTTGTTGAAGACGGCGGCTTACGGTCTGCTGCGTTTCGCCCTGCCGCTGTTCCCGAATGCCTCGGCCGAGTTCGCGCCGATTGCCATGACCCTGGGTCTGATCGGGATCTTCTACGGTGCGTTCCTGGCCTTCGCCCAAACCGACATCAAGCGTCTGATCGCCTACTCCTCCGTTTCCCACATGGGCTTCGTGTTGATCGGCATCTACTCCGGCAGCCAACTGGCGCTGCAGGGCGCGGTGATGCAGATGCTGGCGCACGGTCTGTCGGCCGCGGCACTCTTTATCCTCAGCGGTCAGTTGTACGAACGCACCCACACCCGCGACATGCGTGAAATGGGTGGCCTGTGGTCGAAGATCGCTTACCTGCCTGCCATCAGCCTGTTCTTTGCCGCCGCGTCCCTGGGCTTGCCGGGTACCGGTAACTTTGTGGGTGAGTTCCTGATCCTGATCGGCACGTTCCCGGCCGCCCCATGGATCACGATCATCGCGACGTCCGGTCTGGTGTTCGGTTCGGTCTACTCGCTGATCATGATCCACCGTGCCTACTTCGGCCCGTCCAAATCGGACGCGGTGCTGCATGGCATGGATGGTCGCGAACTGATCATGGTGGTCGGTCTGGCGGCACTGCTGATTTACATCGGCGTGTACCCGCAACCGTTCCTCGATACCTCTGCTGCGACGATGCATGGCGTGCAGCAATGGCTCGGCACCGCCTTCACTCAACTCGCTTCGGCCCGGTAA